From the genome of Nitrospira lenta, one region includes:
- a CDS encoding heavy metal translocating P-type ATPase: MDLMTHTNPGQTSDPHAGHQMSHDHQGHDRHAGHSVAMFREKFWLSFALTLPTVFWSPEVQHWLGYTAPSFPGSTLIPAILGTAVFLYGGLVFVRGAQGELADHKPGMMTLISLAIIVAFGTSLAATFGLFQVEVWWELASLITIMVLGHWLEMRAIFQARGALTALAALLPDTAERVTGAEVRTVPLSELHVGDVVLVRPGGRVPADGAVVEGVADVDESMITGESKAVSKEPGTTVIAGTVAGGGSLRVRVTAVGEQTALSGIMRLVAAAQASSSRTQVLADRAAAILFYVAVAAGAITFTYWWVAGDTQHALIRTATVLIIACPHALGLAIPLVIAISTSLGARNGLLVKDRLALERARLLDMVIFDKTGTLTRGAPAVSGIAAVPGTSESELLALAAAVEANSEHPLARAVVEEATRRGVRQLQAANFEALAGRGARAMVDGKSIAVGGPRLLVEAKATVPPEIEKATSAWASEGRTVLSVVAEGRLLGALAVEDEIRPESLEAVTDLHRLGIRVAMITGDAKTVAESVARRLGIDEVAAEVLPGDKAASVKRFQAGGKRVAMVGDGVNDAPALATADVGIAIGAGTDVAIESAGIVLVRSDPRDVVGAIELSRATYRKMIQNLIWATAYNLVAIPVAGGLLVRWGFDLPMSVGAVAMSMSTIIVAANAQLLRRLKLQRETL, encoded by the coding sequence ATGGACTTGATGACACACACAAATCCCGGACAGACGTCTGACCCACATGCTGGTCACCAGATGTCGCACGACCACCAGGGCCACGATCGCCACGCGGGCCATTCCGTGGCGATGTTTCGCGAGAAATTCTGGTTGAGTTTTGCCCTCACACTTCCCACGGTCTTCTGGTCGCCCGAGGTTCAACACTGGCTTGGTTACACGGCGCCCTCCTTCCCTGGCTCCACATTGATTCCCGCGATTCTGGGAACCGCCGTCTTCCTATACGGCGGCCTCGTGTTTGTGCGGGGGGCACAGGGTGAGCTTGCCGACCATAAGCCAGGCATGATGACGCTCATCAGCTTGGCCATCATTGTCGCATTTGGGACGTCGCTCGCTGCGACATTTGGCCTCTTCCAGGTCGAAGTCTGGTGGGAACTCGCCTCGTTGATTACGATCATGGTGTTGGGCCACTGGCTCGAAATGCGCGCCATTTTCCAAGCCCGGGGCGCGCTCACTGCACTCGCCGCGTTGCTCCCAGACACGGCCGAGCGGGTCACCGGCGCGGAAGTCCGTACGGTGCCATTATCGGAACTGCACGTGGGTGACGTGGTCCTTGTCCGGCCCGGAGGGCGCGTTCCGGCGGATGGCGCCGTTGTCGAAGGCGTCGCCGATGTCGACGAGTCGATGATCACGGGCGAGTCGAAAGCGGTCTCGAAGGAACCAGGGACGACCGTGATCGCGGGAACGGTCGCCGGCGGTGGCAGCCTGCGAGTCCGCGTGACCGCAGTCGGCGAGCAGACCGCCCTCTCCGGTATCATGCGGCTGGTAGCCGCCGCCCAAGCGTCGAGTTCTCGCACGCAAGTCCTTGCCGACCGTGCCGCCGCCATTCTGTTTTATGTGGCCGTCGCAGCCGGCGCGATCACGTTCACCTACTGGTGGGTGGCGGGGGACACCCAACATGCCCTGATCCGGACGGCCACCGTCCTCATCATTGCCTGCCCCCACGCCTTAGGGCTGGCGATCCCGCTGGTGATCGCCATCTCCACCTCACTCGGCGCGCGGAATGGGCTGCTCGTGAAGGATAGACTGGCCCTGGAACGAGCCCGCCTGTTGGACATGGTGATATTCGATAAAACCGGCACGCTGACCCGCGGCGCTCCTGCAGTATCTGGAATTGCGGCTGTGCCTGGCACGTCGGAATCAGAATTGCTTGCCCTTGCCGCTGCTGTCGAGGCCAACTCCGAGCACCCCCTGGCTCGGGCCGTCGTCGAAGAAGCCACACGCCGGGGCGTGCGCCAACTGCAAGCGGCCAACTTCGAGGCGCTGGCAGGGCGAGGGGCGCGGGCCATGGTGGATGGCAAGAGCATTGCTGTCGGCGGACCGCGCCTGTTGGTCGAGGCCAAGGCCACGGTGCCTCCGGAAATTGAGAAGGCCACGAGCGCCTGGGCGTCGGAAGGAAGGACCGTGCTGTCTGTCGTCGCTGAAGGACGGCTGCTCGGTGCGCTTGCTGTAGAAGACGAGATCCGGCCCGAGTCGCTTGAAGCCGTCACCGACCTGCATCGCCTGGGTATCCGAGTCGCGATGATCACGGGAGATGCGAAAACCGTGGCGGAGTCCGTCGCCCGGCGCCTTGGGATCGATGAGGTCGCAGCGGAGGTGCTTCCCGGCGACAAAGCTGCGTCCGTCAAGCGGTTTCAGGCGGGCGGCAAGAGGGTGGCCATGGTGGGAGACGGCGTGAACGATGCTCCGGCACTGGCCACCGCCGATGTCGGGATTGCGATTGGTGCTGGAACGGATGTGGCCATCGAATCCGCAGGCATCGTGCTCGTGCGGAGCGATCCGCGCGACGTGGTCGGAGCCATTGAGCTCTCGCGTGCGACCTACCGGAAGATGATCCAAAATCTCATCTGGGCAACCGCATACAACTTGGTCGCTATCCCGGTCGCCGGGGGGCTGCTCGTCCGCTGGGGATTCGATCTTCCCATGAGTGTGGGTGCTGTCGCGATGAGCATGTCCACAATCATTGTGGCGGCGAATGCGCAGTTGCTTCGTCGCCTGAAACTCCAGCGTGAGACCCTTTGA
- a CDS encoding helix-turn-helix domain-containing protein, with product MRKTKSAILEAVLETARGLHKAGAMDQLTLQEFDRLCVPPVTPLKPAQIKRIRESSRVSQGVFARLLNTSVSTVQKWEIGQKKPTGTALKLLHLVRQRGLEVVV from the coding sequence ATGCGAAAGACCAAATCAGCGATTCTTGAAGCCGTCCTCGAAACGGCGAGGGGGCTACACAAGGCTGGCGCGATGGATCAGCTCACGCTGCAGGAATTTGACCGTCTGTGCGTGCCGCCCGTCACGCCGTTGAAGCCGGCGCAAATCAAGCGCATCCGCGAGTCCTCACGGGTGAGCCAGGGAGTGTTTGCCCGTCTTCTGAATACAAGTGTGTCGACGGTCCAGAAGTGGGAGATCGGCCAGAAGAAGCCCACAGGCACCGCTCTCAAGCTGCTCCACCTGGTGCGACAGCGCGGTTTGGAAGTTGTGGTCTAG
- a CDS encoding helix-turn-helix domain-containing protein: MKEDIIRGSGNVYQDLNIPYADVRQFKAILAAEIIKALDKKELSVRKAQGLTRVPAADFSRIRTADLERFTSDRLMMILNKLGSRVEVSVKVKERKREAVHV; this comes from the coding sequence ATGAAAGAAGATATTATCCGTGGGAGCGGAAACGTCTATCAGGATTTGAACATTCCTTATGCAGATGTTCGGCAGTTTAAAGCTATTCTGGCCGCTGAAATCATTAAGGCGCTTGATAAGAAAGAACTCAGTGTTCGGAAGGCGCAAGGCCTTACAAGGGTTCCGGCTGCTGACTTTTCGCGAATACGAACGGCTGATCTCGAACGGTTCACCTCTGACAGATTGATGATGATCCTCAATAAGCTTGGCTCGCGCGTCGAAGTCTCTGTGAAAGTAAAAGAGCGGAAACGAGAGGCGGTTCACGTCTGA
- a CDS encoding ImmA/IrrE family metallo-endopeptidase, whose protein sequence is MDESTVILKARAFVRSFPDLTCPVSMERYVKNIDAGLRYETELPENESGHSLPIKDKWHIIVNKNHLEERQRFTICHELGHIYLDLSSEHTGKSDSQHYTKRPKNEVLCDVFASEILLPSDHFKPLVNAVDLGFNSVVTLGKKFKASLTATGSRFAALNDMPCTFVLSEHGIVRYASRSPSLREMGAWVQIGYRVPPSSLAAQGAKLVQEGPCEVDPTEWFEDWTRGGTLYEESRYLPDWDRMLSLLWFEEDSLPAGGVSANEETEDGDPYCRELDGMLSWPDRTKKR, encoded by the coding sequence GTGGATGAGTCTACCGTTATTTTGAAAGCTCGTGCTTTTGTGCGAAGCTTTCCAGATCTTACATGCCCAGTTTCAATGGAACGCTATGTCAAGAACATCGATGCAGGGCTTCGATATGAGACAGAACTTCCTGAAAACGAATCCGGTCACTCCCTACCCATCAAAGACAAGTGGCACATCATTGTAAATAAGAACCACCTTGAAGAGCGGCAGCGCTTTACCATCTGTCATGAACTTGGACATATTTATCTAGATCTTTCGAGTGAACACACTGGCAAGAGTGATTCGCAACATTATACCAAGCGGCCTAAAAATGAAGTGCTCTGTGACGTCTTTGCCTCTGAAATTCTATTGCCCTCTGATCATTTTAAGCCGCTAGTAAATGCAGTAGATCTGGGGTTTAATTCTGTAGTCACATTGGGAAAGAAATTTAAGGCCTCGCTGACAGCGACGGGATCCCGTTTTGCGGCGCTGAACGACATGCCTTGCACATTTGTCTTATCTGAGCATGGGATCGTGCGTTACGCGAGCCGCTCCCCTTCCCTGAGAGAAATGGGAGCATGGGTTCAGATTGGATATCGTGTGCCGCCTTCATCCCTGGCAGCGCAAGGAGCAAAGCTTGTTCAAGAGGGTCCCTGCGAGGTTGACCCCACAGAATGGTTTGAAGACTGGACTCGAGGCGGAACTCTCTATGAGGAGTCGAGGTATTTGCCTGATTGGGATCGAATGTTGTCGTTGCTCTGGTTCGAGGAAGACTCTCTTCCTGCGGGAGGAGTCTCAGCAAACGAGGAAACGGAAGACGGCGACCCGTACTGTCGAGAATTAGATGGTATGCTTTCATGGCCAGACAGAACGAAGAAGAGATAA
- a CDS encoding helix-turn-helix domain-containing protein: MSIGFGGLLERLRTEKGLSLRQLGQLADLDHAYVHRLETGEKADPSDDTVDSLIRALRPGERKARILKFLVQQPVDEDLLNYVLESSKVSIEDFESAARMRSRGRPIGKDAWERVLEQIRKIRETMEGG; this comes from the coding sequence ATGTCGATAGGGTTTGGTGGACTTCTTGAGCGTCTCAGGACCGAAAAGGGCCTATCATTGCGACAATTGGGTCAGTTGGCCGATCTCGATCATGCATATGTGCATCGACTGGAGACGGGGGAAAAGGCTGATCCATCGGATGACACTGTGGATAGCTTGATCCGCGCGCTGCGACCTGGAGAACGCAAAGCAAGAATCTTGAAGTTCCTCGTACAACAACCAGTTGACGAGGATTTATTGAACTATGTTTTGGAAAGTTCCAAAGTTTCCATCGAGGACTTTGAATCCGCTGCCAGAATGAGATCGCGTGGACGGCCAATAGGAAAGGACGCCTGGGAAAGAGTCCTCGAACAGATCCGGAAAATCAGGGAGACTATGGAAGGTGGATGA
- a CDS encoding DUF2188 domain-containing protein, whose protein sequence is MGKNDRYVVKHEDGWAVKKPGAERASSIHRTQHEAEQSAKNTVANLGGGEVRIQGRDGQWRDSDTVSPGNDPCPPHDRKH, encoded by the coding sequence ATGGGAAAAAATGATCGTTACGTTGTGAAGCATGAAGATGGATGGGCCGTGAAAAAACCCGGTGCTGAACGAGCAAGTAGCATTCATCGCACCCAACACGAAGCTGAACAGTCGGCCAAAAACACCGTCGCAAACCTTGGCGGAGGAGAAGTGAGGATTCAGGGACGCGACGGACAGTGGCGCGATTCCGATACGGTATCACCCGGCAACGATCCTTGCCCTCCGCATGATCGTAAGCACTAA
- a CDS encoding ThiF family adenylyltransferase gives MKEEFYTLPNLRELDDESHLKLPRARDLLSTARRQRDYSVRQLLQSTEGTFECIVVDVETDGVPKNNPYGIRYRERVALCVPENPKELVQVLALRRKFPTLIHQNQAAPNTPRNLCLYFEPAASVARTWTPQAFLRRIQWWLESSATDRLHPADQPVEQLFFVCAGELVLPWNMNEIRKDTDIRLVIKWGPERPNGGVTFFLEPLPANSQLPKGAIQPIAVTIPAIVQRQVESDPTTLGELSDLLESRNVNFPQLLKDESSKHVGEMGVPESADAPLSVIILTIPVTRSEGQTAERITHRAFVVKTGALKLGALIGSLFLHEVYEGKKSINKYFNAGGILGAKSISTWRDLGILPLEVLSRNDTASYRRQSGVRDEGPSGVLVGAGSLGSALMNLWGRSGWGRWTVIDKDHIRPHNVTRHSAYAQHVGHPKAMVVADLHEAAMHGSSTLTPVHADACDFSQPSVMDALTHAQLVVDASTSLEYPRSASHIEAIGRHISVFVTPNGNGAVLLAEDEKRGIRVRNIEAQYYRALIQEAWGKQHLDGVHSFWSGASCRDISMVMPCSRIMSYAGILAEQIPMISLRPEAVIRIWQRDPQRGSVVVHDYPVASERQIKFGETDLYIDAAIEQQLRGWRSANCPNETGGVLLGYHDFNISALVVVAALPAPPDSKSSPRSFERGVEGLLQAVQEASRRTAGIVGYVGEWHSHPPKHSASPSTDDFVQLVDLARKMSEDGLPAVQLIVGEKDVQILQGTMKE, from the coding sequence ATGAAGGAAGAGTTTTACACCCTTCCCAATCTCCGAGAACTCGATGACGAGAGTCATCTAAAACTTCCTCGCGCGCGAGACTTGCTCTCTACTGCAAGGCGACAACGGGATTACTCTGTCCGTCAATTACTCCAGAGCACCGAGGGCACTTTTGAATGTATTGTTGTAGACGTTGAAACTGACGGGGTTCCGAAGAACAACCCGTACGGTATCCGATACAGAGAACGAGTAGCTTTGTGCGTGCCAGAAAACCCAAAAGAATTAGTGCAGGTGCTAGCGCTCCGCAGAAAATTTCCGACGCTCATCCATCAGAATCAAGCAGCCCCCAACACTCCGCGGAATCTGTGTCTCTACTTTGAGCCAGCAGCCTCGGTTGCGCGAACGTGGACGCCACAGGCTTTTCTGCGGCGAATTCAGTGGTGGCTAGAGAGTAGCGCTACAGATCGGCTTCATCCCGCAGATCAACCAGTTGAGCAATTATTTTTTGTTTGTGCGGGTGAACTAGTGCTGCCGTGGAATATGAACGAGATCCGTAAGGACACAGACATTCGTCTGGTCATCAAATGGGGCCCTGAAAGGCCTAACGGAGGCGTCACATTCTTCCTTGAACCTCTTCCAGCAAATAGCCAGCTTCCCAAGGGGGCTATCCAGCCTATTGCGGTCACTATTCCTGCGATTGTCCAGCGTCAAGTCGAAAGTGACCCTACAACATTAGGTGAGTTATCAGATCTTCTCGAAAGCCGCAATGTCAATTTCCCTCAACTATTGAAAGACGAGTCTTCAAAACATGTTGGAGAAATGGGAGTGCCTGAATCTGCAGACGCCCCGCTTTCAGTCATCATCTTGACCATTCCAGTAACGCGATCAGAAGGACAGACCGCGGAAAGAATAACGCATCGCGCATTTGTGGTGAAGACTGGCGCGTTGAAGTTGGGAGCTCTTATCGGATCCCTTTTTTTGCATGAGGTGTACGAAGGTAAGAAAAGCATCAACAAGTATTTTAATGCAGGTGGAATCTTAGGTGCTAAATCGATCAGTACCTGGCGCGATTTAGGCATCTTGCCTCTGGAGGTACTTTCTCGGAATGATACAGCTTCGTACAGAAGGCAGTCAGGGGTTAGAGATGAAGGTCCATCTGGAGTATTAGTTGGTGCAGGATCGCTTGGCAGTGCCTTGATGAATCTTTGGGGTCGTTCCGGGTGGGGGCGGTGGACGGTAATCGATAAGGACCATATTAGACCGCATAATGTGACTAGACATTCAGCCTACGCTCAACATGTTGGCCATCCAAAAGCAATGGTCGTCGCGGATCTACACGAGGCAGCGATGCATGGCTCCAGCACTCTCACTCCCGTACACGCTGATGCTTGCGATTTCTCTCAGCCTTCCGTGATGGATGCACTGACTCATGCCCAATTGGTTGTTGATGCGTCGACCTCTCTCGAATATCCCCGCAGCGCCAGTCATATTGAAGCAATAGGCCGGCACATATCAGTATTCGTTACTCCTAACGGCAACGGGGCTGTCTTGCTTGCTGAAGATGAAAAGCGTGGTATTAGGGTCAGAAACATCGAGGCACAGTACTACCGCGCGCTAATTCAGGAGGCTTGGGGCAAGCAGCATCTCGATGGGGTCCATTCGTTTTGGAGTGGTGCTAGCTGTCGAGACATATCCATGGTAATGCCCTGCTCCAGAATTATGAGCTATGCTGGCATATTGGCAGAACAGATCCCGATGATATCGCTTCGCCCAGAAGCCGTTATCCGCATTTGGCAGCGAGATCCACAACGTGGGTCGGTAGTGGTGCATGATTATCCTGTGGCATCAGAACGCCAGATTAAGTTTGGCGAAACAGATCTTTACATCGATGCGGCAATAGAGCAACAACTTCGAGGGTGGAGATCTGCAAACTGCCCAAATGAGACCGGCGGAGTTCTATTGGGTTACCATGACTTCAACATTTCTGCACTGGTAGTCGTTGCAGCCCTTCCAGCACCCCCTGACAGCAAATCAAGTCCTCGTTCGTTCGAACGTGGTGTTGAAGGTTTATTACAGGCGGTGCAAGAGGCGTCACGGCGAACGGCAGGCATCGTTGGTTACGTCGGCGAATGGCATAGTCATCCACCAAAACATTCAGCGTCGCCCAGCACAGACGATTTCGTTCAACTCGTGGATCTCGCGCGCAAAATGTCAGAGGATGGGCTTCCTGCTGTACAACTTATAGTGGGCGAGAAGGATGTACAGATACTCCAGGGCACGATGAAAGAATGA
- a CDS encoding patatin-like phospholipase family protein, protein MILPPSIALALSGGGIRAIVFHLGVIRLLAERRLLEHVERISTVSGGSLLVGLILQANQYQWPSSDLFMESVYPNLRNSLCNKSFQWGALRQLLNPVNLPFVFSRANLLALAIEKEWNIRIKLSELPIRPEWSINATTAENGKRFRFKRSDIGDYQLGYASAEDFHLSSAMAVSAAFPGGFGPLRLDATLFNWQKREWNALKGTEQPVNIGYKSLHLYDGGIYDNLGLEPFFDAGRSKAKHPGTTIIVSDAGRPLPSGFDFFSLNPFRLKRVADIMSDQSHALRVRTFSNYLQESPGRGAFIYIGTPIEPTLPCKSATYTSNFPTTLRRIDLTEFDLLANHGYQVAKQAEQACGL, encoded by the coding sequence ATGATTTTGCCACCGAGCATCGCACTTGCTCTATCAGGCGGCGGCATCCGAGCAATTGTTTTTCATCTTGGCGTGATACGACTGCTCGCAGAACGTCGCTTACTTGAGCACGTCGAACGAATCTCTACAGTGTCCGGTGGCAGTTTGCTTGTGGGGCTAATACTTCAAGCTAACCAGTATCAATGGCCATCCTCAGATCTCTTTATGGAGTCGGTATACCCAAATCTGCGTAATTCGCTGTGCAATAAAAGCTTTCAGTGGGGAGCCCTCCGGCAGCTCCTAAACCCTGTAAACCTGCCGTTCGTTTTTTCTCGAGCAAATTTGTTGGCATTAGCTATCGAAAAAGAATGGAATATTCGGATTAAGCTATCTGAATTGCCGATTAGACCTGAATGGTCCATCAATGCGACTACAGCTGAGAATGGCAAACGTTTTCGGTTTAAGCGAAGCGATATTGGCGACTATCAGCTAGGCTATGCTTCTGCTGAAGACTTTCATCTTTCGAGCGCGATGGCAGTTTCCGCTGCTTTTCCCGGAGGGTTCGGACCACTACGGTTAGACGCCACGCTCTTCAATTGGCAAAAACGGGAATGGAATGCGCTTAAGGGAACTGAGCAGCCTGTCAATATCGGCTATAAATCTCTGCATCTATACGACGGGGGCATCTATGACAATCTCGGGTTGGAACCATTTTTTGATGCAGGACGCAGCAAGGCCAAGCATCCAGGGACTACTATCATCGTCTCGGATGCCGGACGTCCCTTACCTTCCGGCTTCGATTTCTTTTCGCTGAATCCGTTTCGACTTAAGCGTGTCGCCGACATCATGTCAGACCAGTCTCATGCATTACGTGTTCGGACCTTCTCCAACTATCTCCAGGAAAGCCCCGGACGGGGAGCATTCATATATATTGGGACGCCTATAGAGCCTACGTTACCCTGTAAGTCGGCTACATACACCTCGAACTTTCCTACAACATTACGCCGAATTGATCTTACGGAGTTCGACTTGCTGGCCAACCATGGATATCAGGTCGCGAAACAGGCTGAGCAAGCCTGTGGCTTATGA
- a CDS encoding ImmA/IrrE family metallo-endopeptidase — protein sequence MLADDPQALLRALGVNAPREIDIEAIAQYCGATVMYEPLEGCEGRIIGFSNRAIITVNQRATESRRRFSAAHELGHWLKHRGKVALVCDNDQLTCKWDGHDKEGVANRYAAELLLPQYLFQPLLKQRLLTFEAVRWLAEQFETSITATAIRAVQLTDSHAALICSSEHGRQWFELSPRAKEAQCWPRRSLSAESCASAILKRDEEPTGLRKVPASVWFGGKNASIRNVVEDTVRITANLVLSLVVWTSSSAK from the coding sequence ATGCTTGCTGACGATCCCCAAGCACTACTCAGAGCATTGGGCGTGAATGCTCCCCGCGAGATTGATATTGAAGCCATTGCGCAGTATTGCGGTGCAACTGTGATGTATGAACCGCTTGAAGGATGTGAAGGGCGGATAATCGGCTTCAGCAATCGCGCAATTATCACCGTTAATCAGAGAGCGACTGAATCGAGGAGAAGATTCTCGGCGGCTCATGAGCTGGGACATTGGTTAAAACATCGCGGCAAAGTTGCACTGGTTTGTGACAATGATCAACTGACTTGTAAATGGGATGGGCACGATAAAGAAGGAGTCGCAAACCGCTACGCAGCCGAATTGCTCCTCCCACAGTATTTGTTCCAACCACTTTTAAAGCAGAGACTCCTGACCTTTGAGGCAGTGCGGTGGCTAGCAGAACAGTTCGAAACTAGCATTACGGCGACCGCTATACGAGCTGTTCAGTTGACAGATAGTCATGCCGCTCTCATTTGTTCAAGCGAGCACGGCCGACAGTGGTTTGAGCTAAGTCCCAGAGCTAAGGAAGCGCAATGTTGGCCAAGACGTAGCCTTTCTGCCGAATCTTGTGCGTCAGCTATTCTTAAACGTGATGAAGAACCAACGGGCCTCAGAAAGGTGCCAGCCTCAGTCTGGTTTGGCGGCAAAAACGCGTCGATTAGGAATGTCGTCGAAGACACGGTGCGAATCACTGCCAATCTTGTCCTTAGTTTGGTTGTTTGGACATCGTCTTCTGCAAAGTAG
- a CDS encoding TnsA endonuclease N-terminal domain-containing protein, with product MHFYSSLERDHGIIVEADPNVVRFCEQPLRIRIKLDGRDRETVIDMLVHFTDGRTQFREVKYASAVESAEHDSRLTRQLTAQQEWAFVTANDYKIVTDHEIRQKPQFLRNWKQILSHLAPYASYDLAKIESDILAAFDERDSWPLGYLANNVSLRDQQAVKAAIFRLIHGGLCTAPLDLFPLTNSLIISRGTK from the coding sequence GTGCACTTTTACAGCAGCCTTGAGCGCGACCACGGCATCATTGTAGAAGCCGATCCGAACGTCGTCCGGTTTTGCGAACAGCCCCTCCGCATCCGGATTAAGTTGGATGGCCGAGACCGTGAGACTGTGATCGACATGCTGGTTCACTTTACGGATGGTCGCACACAGTTCCGCGAAGTGAAGTATGCGAGTGCTGTGGAGAGTGCTGAGCACGATTCGCGCCTAACTCGCCAACTCACCGCCCAGCAAGAATGGGCTTTTGTCACAGCCAATGACTACAAGATCGTCACGGACCACGAAATCAGACAGAAGCCGCAGTTCCTTCGGAACTGGAAACAGATCTTAAGCCATCTTGCCCCATATGCGTCTTATGATCTCGCAAAGATCGAATCTGACATCCTCGCAGCATTCGATGAGCGGGATTCATGGCCCCTCGGATACCTGGCGAATAATGTATCTCTTCGAGATCAGCAAGCCGTCAAGGCGGCGATCTTTCGACTTATCCACGGCGGTCTCTGCACGGCTCCACTTGACCTATTTCCATTAACAAACTCATTGATTATTTCGAGAGGGACAAAATGA
- a CDS encoding Mu transposase C-terminal domain-containing protein, with the protein MLFDQYPWIRKAVDALFLKKVEAGVVHESRMPIKVIHKCFIDKCKEAGLTAKDYPLNMNHRGRRALSSYVRQLFQSNLKRAVKARHGDDAARALSSANAGPDSIITRPYERVEFDGHRIDLFCTIDLPNPHGGIQRITLQRLWLLVIIDVKTRAILGYTLVLNPEYNSEDVLRCVKHALTPWKPMTLTIPGLRYTPGSGLPSGVFTECEWASWDELWFDNAKANLAYAVRMNLTRVIGCHINAGPVKTPQRRPFIERLFQTFEENGFHRLPSTTGSGPNDSRRDDPEAAAQRLNISYQHLAELVDVLIARYNAEPHSGLGNRSPLEMLEYLIVNQGIEIRTVPEYKRQDLALLNIRVVRCIRGDLKEGKCPYVEFEGVRYYNDLLRRSAELIGRKLSLLVDPDDLRCVTAYFEDGREFGVLTAHGFWGRTPHSLTVRKAINKLRLRKLIFYTDTDDPILVYMEYLNRQAATNQRAAGQSAKIQTTLRSVPPLSPTSSGADAPESESPSSSRKTYTPVMRKTRLM; encoded by the coding sequence ATGCTGTTTGATCAATATCCCTGGATCCGAAAAGCCGTAGATGCCCTGTTCTTGAAAAAGGTAGAGGCCGGAGTAGTTCACGAATCCAGAATGCCCATCAAGGTCATTCATAAATGCTTCATTGATAAATGCAAGGAAGCTGGCCTGACGGCGAAAGACTATCCCCTCAATATGAACCATAGGGGTCGGCGTGCGCTTTCTAGCTATGTCCGCCAGCTGTTTCAATCGAATCTGAAGCGCGCTGTGAAGGCCCGTCACGGAGACGACGCGGCGCGGGCATTGTCTTCGGCGAATGCGGGACCGGACAGCATCATAACAAGGCCCTACGAAAGGGTGGAGTTTGACGGCCATAGGATTGATCTGTTTTGCACGATCGATCTGCCGAACCCGCACGGGGGAATACAAAGGATCACTCTGCAACGCCTCTGGTTGCTCGTCATTATCGATGTGAAGACGCGTGCCATTTTGGGATATACCCTCGTGTTAAATCCCGAATACAATTCGGAAGATGTGCTTCGATGCGTTAAGCATGCGCTTACGCCATGGAAGCCAATGACGTTAACCATTCCCGGATTACGATACACACCAGGCAGTGGACTGCCTTCAGGAGTGTTCACTGAATGCGAGTGGGCCTCGTGGGATGAGCTATGGTTCGACAACGCTAAAGCAAACTTGGCGTACGCAGTACGGATGAATCTCACCCGAGTCATCGGCTGTCATATCAATGCCGGCCCCGTAAAAACCCCTCAGCGTCGACCATTTATAGAACGACTGTTTCAAACCTTTGAGGAAAACGGTTTTCATCGGCTGCCATCCACGACGGGAAGTGGACCTAACGATTCCCGTCGTGATGATCCGGAAGCAGCAGCTCAGCGCTTAAACATTTCATATCAGCATCTAGCTGAGTTGGTTGATGTCTTGATTGCTCGATATAACGCCGAGCCACATAGTGGATTGGGCAACCGGTCTCCACTTGAGATGTTGGAGTATCTCATCGTCAATCAAGGAATCGAGATCCGGACAGTACCTGAGTACAAACGGCAAGATCTAGCGTTGCTGAACATTCGAGTTGTGCGGTGTATTCGAGGGGATCTGAAGGAAGGGAAATGTCCCTACGTCGAGTTTGAAGGTGTGCGCTATTACAACGATCTCCTCCGGCGCAGTGCGGAACTCATCGGGAGAAAACTCTCGCTTCTCGTCGATCCCGACGATCTACGTTGTGTTACTGCCTATTTTGAGGATGGCCGAGAATTCGGGGTGCTGACTGCTCATGGGTTTTGGGGCAGGACGCCTCATAGTCTAACAGTCCGAAAAGCTATCAATAAGCTGCGACTTCGCAAACTCATCTTCTATACGGATACTGACGACCCAATTCTCGTCTATATGGAATACCTGAATCGTCAAGCTGCGACCAATCAGCGGGCAGCGGGACAATCGGCAAAAATTCAAACTACGCTTCGATCGGTTCCCCCCCTGTCGCCCACTTCGTCTGGGGCAGATGCACCAGAATCGGAATCGCCATCATCGTCTCGCAAGACCTACACCCCCGTAATGAGAAAAACCCGCCTCATGTAA